In Miscanthus floridulus cultivar M001 chromosome 5, ASM1932011v1, whole genome shotgun sequence, one genomic interval encodes:
- the LOC136449388 gene encoding uncharacterized protein, which produces MDAAEDAASKLPSLYAELVAKSSRVAQLEARISALETENAGLREALSVARREATGSTGEEEDPISRRLAPVLRGIKHEVVDKRGGGVARDAIEVSDDEEGAAAVDANKGGSPEEGVGEADAEDAEGGGGSNRESSAGLEDDDVSVTPRGKKRGRGAAATRVVTSDSEDDGDGGGDVDGLGSGKDDGDDQEGLMSSRKRAFRRVSDSEDEDGDEGVAPHQAGSGEEDVHDMVPIYELLKRVPSEDGDESDEDKGDYAPATRRSSRLVKRVPSEDDDESDEAKGHSAPVTRRSARLVKNQSKSNRVFRGVSDSEDEDGNEGIAAPQAESGHKEDVVDMVPIYELLKRVPSEDDDESDEACPPATRRSARLVKRVRSEDDDESDEAKGHSAPATRRSARLVKNHSKSDRMFRGVSDSEDEDGNEEIAAPQAESGHKEEDMVPIYKLLKRMPKERASEDGDESYEAKGHSAPATRRSARLVKKQSKSDRVFRGVSDSEDEDGNEGIAAPRTESGDEEDDIVPIDKSRKRMPEERASEESDDSDVAKGHSAPASRCSAWLVKNQSKGRRAACPGLHFVEPPKDVEGNEDDMEEDDDMNEFINDGSSDNASDSAEESCDESDEPSVLNEKSSPGLEVSDGEVDYKDVMACIGRKKKAKEWDYEADMLAAFGEHPELCLKAVCAIYRKQTEDEQVEKASLVHNKQGFSNKDAPRGSRIAEFLLDGDRVGPLKKTVSDLDEYDRYAFEFCRKVASHYSKQLFAIYQNKEDPYFHL; this is translated from the exons ATGGACGCCGCGGAGGACGCCGCGTCGAAGCTCCCGTCCCTCTACGCCGAGCTCGTCGCCAAGTCCTCTCGCGTTGCCCAGCTGGAGGCCAGGATCTCGGCCCTCGAAACCGAGAACGCGGGTTTGAGGGAGGCCCTGTCGGTGGCGAGGCGAGAAGCAACGGGCAGTACaggcgaggaggaggacccaATCTCTCGTCGATTGGCGCCAGTTCTACGCGGAATCAAGCACGAGGTGGTCGATAAGCGGGGCGGGGGCGTGGCCCGCGACGCAATTGAGGTCAGCGACGACGAGGAGGGCGCTGCTGCTGTCGATGCCAACAAAGGGGGAAGCCCGGAGGAGGGCGTGGGCGAAGCCGATGCGGAGGACGCGGAGGGAGGCGGCGGAAGCAACAGGGAGAGCAGCGCGGGTCTGGAAGATGACGATGTTTCGGTCACGCCGCGGGGGAAGAAGCGTGGCCGTGGGGCGGCGGCGACGCGGGTGGTCACCAGTGATAgcgaggatgatggtgatggtggtggtgatgtGGATGGGCTTGGGAGTGGCAAGGATGACGGCGACGATCAGGAGGGCCTCATGAGCAGCAGGAAGCGCGCCTTTCGCCGAGTCAGTGACAGTGAGGATGAGGATGGCGATGAGGGCGTAGCTCCGCATCAGGCTGGGAGTGGGGAGGAGGATGTGCATGATATGGTTCCCATCTATGAATTGCTCAAGAGGGTGCCTAGTGAGGACGGTGATGAATCGGATGAGGACAAAGGGGATTACGCTCCTGCGACGAGGCGTTCTTCTCGGTTGGTTAAGAGGGTTCctagtgaggatgatgatgaatcggatgAGGCCAAAGGGCATTCCGCTCCCGTGACGAGGCGTTCTGCTCGGTTGGTTAAGAATCAGTCAAAATCCAACCGCGTGTTCCGTGGAGTCAGTGACAGTGAGGATGAGGATGGCAACGAGGGAATAGCTGCGCCTCAGGCTGAGAGTGGGCACAAGGAGGATGTGGTTGATATGGTTCCCATCTATGAATTGCTCAAGAGGGTGCctagtgaggatgatgatgaatcggatgAGGCATGCCCTCCTGCAACGAGGCGTTCTGCTCGGTTGGTTAAGAGGGTGCGTAGTGAGGACGATGATGAATCGGATGAGGCCAAAGGGCATTCCGCTCCCGCGACGAGGCGTTCTGCTCGGTTGGTGAAGAATCATTCAAAATCCGACCGCATGTTCCGTGGAGTCAGTGACAGTGAGGATGAGGATGGCAATGAGGAAATAGCTGCGCCTCAGGCTGAGAGTGGGCACAAGGAGGAGGATATGGTTCCCATCTATAAATTGCTCAAGAGGATGCCAAAAGAGAGGGCGAGTGAGGATGGTGATGAATCATATGAGGCCAAAGGTCATTCCGCTCCTGCGACGAGGCGTTCTGCTCGGTTGGTTAAGAAACAGTCAAAATCCGACCGCGTGTTTCGTGGAGTCAGTGACAGTGAGGATGAGGATGGCAATGAGGGCATAGCTGCGCCTCGGACTGAGAGCGGGGACGAGGAGGATGATATTGTTCCCATCGATAAATCACGCAAGAGGATGCCAGAAGAGAGGGCGAGTGAGGAAAGCGATGACTCTGATGTGGCCAAAGGGCATTCCGCTCCTGCATCTAGGTGTTCTGCTTGGTTGGTAAAGAATCAGTCAAAAGGGCGAAGAGCTGCATGTCCGGGGCTCCACTTTGTTGAACCACCCAAGGATGTTGAAGGGAATGAAGAtgatatggaagaagatgatgatatgAATGAGTTCATAAATGATGGTTCTTCTGATAATGCTAGTGATTCTGCTGAGGAATCCTGTGACGAATCAGATGAACCATCTGTTCTGAATGAAAAATCCTCTCCAGGACTAGAAGTGTCTGATGGTGAGGTGGACTATAAAGATGTTATGGCTTGCATTGGCCGTAAAAAGAAAGCTAAAGAGTGGGATTATGAGGCAGATATGCTAGCAGCATTTGGTGAACATCCTGAGCTTTGCTTGAAGGCTGTTTGTGCCATCTACCGGAAGCAAACTGAGGATGAACAGGTGGAAAAGGCCTCTTTAGTTCATAATAAGCAGGGATTTAGCAACAAAGATGCCCCAAG GGGATCTCGCATAGCAGAATTTCTTTTGGATGGTGATCGGGTTGGTCCACTGAAGAAGACTGTCTCAGATTTGGACGAGTATGATCGTTATGCTTTTGAGTTCTGTCGCAAGGTAGCTTCACACTACTCAAAACAACTTTTTGCAATTTACCAGAACAAGGAGGACCCTTACTTTCATCTATAG